One Cyanobacteria bacterium FACHB-DQ100 genomic region harbors:
- a CDS encoding PAS domain-containing protein: MSSLEGTSLAMGEKSIWECLSDGIAVLDQEWRLTDLNRQQTEWFGVRKEDTVGKIIWDICPEWATLEVQQQFQRSRTEQTPVQLEYFCSKWQRWFELRVCPCDTNTTILTIDITQRKQKEAALREGELRFQAFMNHNPAASWIADQSGRLLYLNPTYFKLFSCPEDAVGKHISEIFPAEIAEQFLQNNQRVFETGAVIETIERAPRLDGSTGDYLVYKFPINHQIEEKLLGGVAVDISEQKRIEATLQEREQHLKIALRTAKLGSWQHDLMTNVLTCSDQCKANFGLPADAEFTHETLFAALHPEDRDRVQTAIQRSIEERTDYEVEERCFYPDGSLHWLIARGGLIYDDNGNPIRLVGVTLDITERKQFEESLKAANQRVSNILESITDAFIAFDQEWRYTYVNQEAARLLGKPPAELLGKRWQEIFPEYVQQGTIFTQQFEKAMTERVTVYCEGFSLAVNRWLEASIFPAASGISVFMRDISDRKQEEQRKALQYAVSKILAEATTLVEMVPTILQALCETLGWQMGVIWSDDPSEFRGAHRADAVLRHVNTWSESTINARSFVEANQRASFAPGIGLPGRIWREQQPVWISDLTQDQDFPRVAEALEAGLRSAFGFPILLGDEFFGVIECFSDRTQEPDEDLLQLMAAIGRQIGQFMERKRTEAALHESQALFHSFMTHSPVAAYIKHESGQYVYVNALIEQLFDRPATELIGNTDFDWFPLGSISQIRANDAAVLERNEAIQFLETVPFGEQERHFMAFKFPIQIASGQRYLGGMSVDITDRIQAETSLRQREEELRVITNTVPVLISFVDAEQRYRFNSQRYEDWFGRSSDEIQGKHLWEVLGEGAYAAIRPYVEQALSGQTTTFESQVSYQDGETRYISANYIPQFDKQQRVTGFVALISDISDRKKYEEALRASAERLSLALTAAKLGDWSWNASTDLVTFSQQACEIFDLQPSANLTWTQLRQRLHEEDQEKARIAVEQAVSEHNDYDIEYRVTLADGTQRWIAAKGRAQYDTSGRVLGMLGVVQDITERKRAEQEREQLLAREQATNQTLQMFIEHTPAAVAMFDRQMHYISASRRWMQEYAPDYTNLEGLSHYEVMPDIPDQWRQVHLRCLAGATERCEEDYYPRHDNSGIWLHWEILPWYVRENEIGGIIIFAENITERKQAEQERERLLAREKIAREQAETANRLKDEFLAVLSHELRSPLNPILGWAKLLKTGNLDATRTVQAITTIERNAKLQSELIEDLLDVSRILQGKLSLSVNPIPLASTIRAAIETVQLAAEAKSITIKANLETEVGHVLGDSTRLQQVVWNLLSNAVKFTPTGGRVEVILAAANNHAEITVRDNGKGIPAHFLPYVFDYFRQEDGASTRKFGGLGLGLAIVRHLVELHGGQVKAESPGEGQGATFTVMLPLMPTSPSTSEETVPMSDTDLQGVQVLVVDDEVDNLELVQFILEEAGATVISVSRATEALERVRQSNPHLIVADIGMPEVDGYTLIQCVRELPPEQGGEIPAIALTAYAGDVNQWQALAAGFQWHLSKPVNPEALVQAIAELVHQT, from the coding sequence ATGAGCAGTTTAGAGGGAACAAGTCTGGCAATGGGTGAGAAAAGCATTTGGGAATGCCTTTCTGATGGCATCGCTGTTCTTGATCAGGAGTGGCGTTTAACCGACCTGAATCGCCAACAAACTGAATGGTTTGGAGTCCGAAAAGAAGATACAGTCGGCAAAATTATTTGGGATATTTGTCCTGAATGGGCAACCCTTGAAGTTCAGCAACAATTTCAGCGATCGAGGACAGAGCAAACACCTGTTCAGCTAGAGTATTTTTGCTCGAAGTGGCAACGCTGGTTTGAGTTGCGAGTTTGCCCGTGTGACACAAATACTACGATTCTGACGATCGACATTACTCAACGAAAGCAAAAAGAAGCCGCCCTGCGAGAGGGTGAATTGCGGTTTCAAGCCTTTATGAACCACAATCCTGCGGCATCCTGGATTGCTGATCAATCAGGACGATTGCTGTACTTAAATCCCACCTACTTCAAACTCTTTTCTTGCCCTGAAGATGCAGTCGGAAAACACATCTCGGAAATCTTTCCGGCGGAAATAGCCGAACAATTCTTACAGAATAATCAGCGCGTATTTGAAACTGGAGCGGTGATTGAGACGATTGAGCGTGCTCCTCGCCTTGACGGAAGTACTGGAGACTATCTGGTATACAAGTTTCCGATCAATCATCAGATTGAAGAAAAACTACTGGGTGGGGTTGCTGTCGATATTTCTGAGCAGAAACGCATTGAAGCTACCCTTCAAGAGCGTGAGCAGCATCTGAAAATTGCCCTTCGCACGGCAAAGCTTGGCTCCTGGCAGCATGACTTGATGACCAATGTCCTCACCTGTTCTGATCAGTGCAAAGCGAACTTTGGGCTACCTGCTGATGCTGAATTTACTCATGAAACCTTATTTGCTGCACTGCACCCAGAGGATCGAGATCGTGTTCAAACCGCAATCCAACGATCGATCGAGGAGCGCACTGATTATGAAGTTGAAGAACGATGTTTCTACCCAGACGGGAGTTTACATTGGCTGATTGCACGAGGCGGTTTGATTTACGATGACAATGGCAATCCAATTCGCCTGGTTGGGGTCACGCTCGATATTACGGAACGCAAGCAGTTTGAAGAATCACTCAAAGCAGCGAATCAACGGGTTTCTAACATTCTTGAGAGCATTACTGATGCGTTCATTGCCTTTGATCAAGAGTGGCGCTATACCTATGTGAATCAAGAAGCTGCACGATTATTAGGAAAACCTCCGGCGGAGCTGTTAGGCAAACGGTGGCAGGAAATTTTCCCAGAGTATGTTCAGCAGGGGACGATTTTCACTCAACAGTTTGAAAAAGCGATGACCGAGCGTGTCACGGTTTATTGTGAAGGGTTTTCTCTAGCAGTGAACCGATGGCTCGAAGCATCCATTTTTCCAGCCGCGTCAGGCATCTCGGTATTCATGCGGGATATCAGCGATCGCAAACAGGAAGAACAGCGCAAAGCCCTTCAATATGCCGTGTCTAAGATTCTGGCTGAAGCAACGACGCTAGTAGAGATGGTTCCTACGATTTTGCAAGCGTTGTGCGAAACGCTCGGTTGGCAAATGGGCGTAATCTGGAGTGACGATCCTTCTGAGTTTCGTGGAGCACATCGCGCCGATGCTGTTCTCCGCCACGTCAATACTTGGTCGGAATCGACGATCAATGCTCGATCGTTTGTTGAAGCGAATCAACGCGCCTCATTTGCACCTGGAATCGGTCTTCCAGGGCGGATTTGGAGAGAGCAACAGCCAGTTTGGATTTCGGATTTAACGCAAGACCAAGATTTTCCCAGAGTGGCAGAAGCACTGGAAGCAGGATTACGCTCTGCATTTGGGTTTCCAATTTTGCTCGGTGATGAATTCTTTGGGGTGATTGAGTGTTTTAGCGATCGTACCCAAGAACCTGATGAAGACTTGCTTCAGTTGATGGCAGCCATCGGGAGACAAATTGGGCAATTTATGGAGCGCAAGCGAACCGAAGCAGCGTTGCACGAAAGCCAAGCATTGTTCCATAGCTTCATGACCCATAGCCCAGTTGCCGCTTACATCAAACACGAATCCGGGCAGTATGTTTATGTCAATGCCTTGATTGAACAATTGTTTGATCGTCCAGCTACTGAACTAATCGGCAATACTGATTTCGACTGGTTTCCGTTAGGCTCGATCAGCCAAATTCGTGCCAATGATGCAGCCGTCTTAGAGAGAAACGAAGCGATTCAGTTTCTCGAAACGGTACCATTTGGCGAGCAAGAACGGCACTTTATGGCATTTAAATTTCCTATTCAGATTGCATCAGGTCAGCGCTATCTAGGAGGGATGTCTGTTGACATTACCGATCGCATTCAAGCCGAAACTTCTCTGCGGCAGCGTGAGGAAGAATTGCGCGTTATTACTAACACTGTTCCTGTGCTGATTTCGTTTGTCGATGCCGAGCAACGTTACCGCTTCAATAGTCAACGCTACGAAGACTGGTTTGGGCGGTCGTCAGATGAGATTCAAGGCAAGCACCTTTGGGAAGTGTTAGGTGAAGGGGCATATGCAGCAATTCGACCCTATGTTGAGCAAGCCCTGTCTGGTCAAACAACGACGTTTGAAAGCCAGGTTTCCTATCAGGACGGTGAAACCCGCTACATCAGTGCTAACTATATTCCTCAATTTGATAAGCAGCAGCGCGTTACGGGATTTGTGGCATTGATTAGTGATATTAGCGATCGCAAAAAATATGAGGAAGCGCTCCGAGCCAGTGCAGAGAGGCTTAGTCTTGCTCTGACCGCCGCCAAGCTGGGAGACTGGAGTTGGAATGCGTCAACCGATCTCGTTACTTTCTCCCAGCAGGCGTGCGAAATCTTCGACCTTCAACCTAGCGCAAATTTAACCTGGACACAGTTGCGACAACGGCTGCACGAAGAAGATCAGGAAAAAGCAAGAATTGCTGTCGAACAGGCAGTCAGCGAACACAATGACTATGACATTGAGTACCGAGTAACTCTTGCTGATGGCACACAGCGATGGATCGCTGCTAAAGGACGTGCTCAATATGATACCTCAGGGCGAGTTCTTGGAATGTTAGGCGTTGTGCAGGATATCACTGAGCGTAAACGGGCAGAACAAGAACGCGAACAACTCTTAGCTCGCGAACAGGCAACGAATCAGACGCTGCAAATGTTTATTGAACACACTCCAGCTGCGGTTGCCATGTTCGATCGACAGATGCACTATATCTCTGCAAGCCGCCGCTGGATGCAAGAATACGCCCCAGACTACACGAATTTGGAAGGGCTTTCTCACTATGAAGTGATGCCTGATATTCCCGATCAATGGCGGCAGGTACATCTACGCTGTCTTGCGGGAGCAACCGAACGGTGTGAAGAAGATTACTACCCCCGTCACGATAACTCTGGCATTTGGTTGCATTGGGAAATTCTGCCTTGGTACGTCCGTGAAAACGAAATTGGTGGCATCATCATTTTTGCTGAAAATATTACAGAGCGAAAACAAGCGGAACAAGAGCGAGAACGATTACTGGCACGCGAAAAAATAGCACGAGAACAAGCGGAAACAGCGAATCGCCTGAAAGATGAATTTCTCGCCGTCTTGTCCCACGAGCTTCGATCGCCCTTGAATCCCATTCTCGGTTGGGCAAAGCTATTGAAAACTGGCAATCTGGATGCAACTAGAACCGTCCAGGCGATTACGACGATCGAGCGCAATGCCAAGCTGCAATCGGAACTCATTGAAGATTTACTGGATGTTTCCCGAATTCTGCAAGGAAAACTGAGTCTGAGCGTGAATCCAATTCCCTTAGCATCGACGATCCGAGCCGCGATCGAGACGGTGCAACTCGCCGCCGAAGCGAAATCGATCACGATCAAGGCGAATCTAGAGACTGAAGTTGGGCACGTTTTGGGCGATTCAACTCGCCTCCAGCAAGTCGTTTGGAATTTGCTGTCCAACGCAGTGAAGTTCACGCCCACAGGCGGTCGAGTCGAGGTGATACTAGCAGCGGCAAACAATCATGCTGAAATTACTGTTCGCGATAACGGTAAAGGTATTCCTGCTCATTTCCTACCCTACGTATTTGATTATTTTCGCCAGGAGGATGGAGCAAGCACCCGGAAATTTGGCGGCTTGGGCTTGGGACTGGCGATCGTGCGTCATCTCGTGGAGTTACATGGCGGTCAAGTCAAAGCAGAAAGCCCCGGCGAAGGACAAGGGGCAACGTTTACCGTGATGCTTCCCCTAATGCCAACATCCCCTTCAACCTCAGAGGAGACCGTACCGATGAGCGATACGGATTTGCAAGGTGTCCAAGTTCTGGTGGTTGATGATGAAGTTGATAACTTGGAACTCGTTCAATTTATCTTAGAAGAGGCAGGAGCAACGGTAATTTCCGTATCTCGGGCAACCGAGGCGCTAGAGAGGGTCCGGCAATCAAACCCACACTTGATTGTTGCCGATATTGGGATGCCTGAAGTAGATGGTTATACTCTGATACAGTGCGTTCGAGAATTGCCCCCTGAACAGGGTGGAGAAATTCCAGCGATTGCACTGACGGCTTATGCCGGTGATGTGAATCAATGGCAAGCCTTAGCGGCTGGGTTTCAGTGGCATCTTTCCAAGCCAGTTAATCCAGAGGCGTTAGTGCAAGCGATCGCTGAGTTAGTGCATCAGACTTGA
- a CDS encoding helix-turn-helix transcriptional regulator encodes MKATVHTVLLPKTPMLEQPNVSRLIRELRQLTALTQEELGRVLGVAYGTINRWENGRMQPSTLALKQIYAVLNEINQSATGEIRERSQQLLDHYFAPEL; translated from the coding sequence ATGAAAGCCACTGTTCACACGGTTCTGCTACCAAAGACTCCTATGCTGGAGCAGCCTAACGTTAGTCGCTTGATTCGAGAACTGCGACAACTAACCGCGCTAACACAGGAAGAGCTTGGTAGAGTCTTGGGCGTTGCCTACGGCACGATTAATCGATGGGAAAACGGACGAATGCAGCCGTCTACCCTAGCTCTCAAACAAATCTACGCCGTTCTCAACGAGATCAACCAATCTGCAACTGGGGAGATACGTGAACGGAGTCAGCAGCTTTTAGACCATTACTTTGCCCCTGAACTCTAA
- a CDS encoding PAS domain S-box protein translates to MPFLAVGLALLLTLLLRSLLYPTLLPFFYAAVAISAWSGGMRAGLSAIGLSVLAIQVFLLAPIEALPTALSSVAQLGAFVLVTGLISFLGSELRTKRRIEILYQQVQEQFDVLNRILAASTDHIYVFDRLGRYSYVSQGGAQVLGFQPVEIVGKTWRELGLPAKLMERVDAQREQVMQTGQPLKEETNFATPDGIRYYEYIFTPLQTSESTVEAVVGVSRDITERKQAEAALRESQALFQNFMQHSPATAYIKDEAGRYLYVNPLIEQTFGRLLNEWVGKTDFDLFPAEVAQQWRQNDLQVLTEGKTLQVTEIAPHENGDRYYLSFKFPLQNAAGQQLMAGMSIDVTEQKRAEQALAESEYRYAQILNSVQDMVFCKAPGSVVVYANKAACDYYEMTVEELRGITDVPFNELDFTQQYLQDDLKVFTTGEPIEVLEEPNRRADGEIHYFHTIKTPVFDTQGNVTELVGVSRDITERIRAEAALRESEARFRAVFESNMMGILFWSADGLFTDANDAFLQMVGYTRDDLARGAVRWDEMTPSEYRSLDEHALAEILDRGVCVPYEKEYLCQDGSRLPVLIGGALLQGFTDRGVCFVLDITDRKQKEIERAQLLEREQKARAEAELQRSYLYALLMQAPAHICIQRGADHVFEFANPLYSQLVGGRELMGHPVREAFPDLERQGFFELLDQVLETGEPFIGKEVAAEWDRLGNGTLEEGFFNFVYQPMQGIDGKPEGIMTFAFEVTDQVLARRQAETLAENLQIQQQALRESEARFRHLADTAPVLIWMSGTDKLCTYFNKPWLDFTGRTIEQELGNGWAEGVHRDDFRYCLEIYTGSFDARREFKMEYRLRRFDGEYRWVLDHGVPRFTPDGEFLGYIGSCIDIHDRKQAEEQIRRLNEELEYRVKKRTQQLQATNKELEAFSYSVSHDLRAPLRHINGFIDLLQRRLGTSTALDETSQRYLRTITDTTKEAGRMVDDLLAFSRMGRTEMRLTTLDLNQLLQEVRREMEQDLEDRTIDWHVESLPVVQADPSMMRLVLRNLLENAVKYTRTRTEAIIQIRSTRTENETIVSVHDNGVGFDMQYVHKLFGVFQRLHTNEQFEGTGIGLANVQRIIHRHGGKVWAEGELDRGASFYFSLPNTPTKEATWN, encoded by the coding sequence GTGCCATTTCTTGCAGTTGGGTTAGCGCTCCTGCTCACCTTGCTGCTACGATCGCTGCTCTATCCTACGTTGCTTCCCTTTTTCTATGCAGCAGTAGCGATTAGTGCTTGGTCGGGTGGAATGAGGGCGGGACTGAGCGCGATCGGCTTATCGGTGTTAGCCATTCAAGTCTTTTTGCTTGCCCCAATTGAGGCGCTGCCGACTGCCTTAAGCAGCGTTGCACAACTTGGAGCTTTTGTACTCGTCACAGGGTTGATTAGTTTTCTCGGCTCCGAGTTACGTACTAAACGGCGGATAGAAATCCTGTATCAACAGGTGCAAGAACAGTTTGATGTCTTGAATCGCATTCTGGCGGCATCGACCGATCACATTTATGTGTTCGATCGCTTGGGTCGCTATTCCTATGTGAGCCAAGGAGGCGCTCAGGTTTTGGGATTTCAACCGGTTGAAATCGTAGGGAAAACTTGGCGCGAGTTAGGATTGCCAGCCAAACTCATGGAGCGAGTAGATGCCCAGCGAGAGCAAGTGATGCAAACCGGGCAGCCCCTGAAGGAAGAAACCAATTTTGCAACTCCTGATGGCATTCGATATTACGAGTATATTTTCACGCCTTTGCAGACCTCAGAAAGCACGGTTGAGGCAGTTGTGGGGGTTTCTCGGGATATCACCGAACGCAAGCAAGCAGAAGCTGCCTTGCGAGAAAGCCAAGCGCTGTTTCAGAATTTTATGCAGCATAGCCCAGCGACAGCTTATATTAAGGACGAAGCGGGACGTTATCTTTACGTCAATCCATTAATTGAGCAAACGTTTGGACGATTGCTGAACGAATGGGTTGGTAAAACTGATTTTGATCTATTCCCTGCTGAAGTAGCACAACAATGGCGACAAAATGATTTGCAGGTATTGACTGAGGGCAAAACGCTGCAAGTCACGGAGATTGCTCCCCATGAGAATGGAGATCGGTACTATCTCTCATTCAAATTTCCATTGCAAAATGCTGCTGGACAACAGCTAATGGCGGGAATGTCGATCGATGTGACCGAACAAAAGCGGGCTGAACAAGCGCTAGCAGAAAGCGAATACCGCTACGCCCAAATTCTCAACTCAGTTCAAGATATGGTATTTTGCAAGGCTCCCGGTTCCGTAGTGGTCTACGCAAACAAAGCAGCCTGTGATTACTACGAAATGACGGTTGAGGAACTGCGCGGTATTACCGATGTCCCCTTTAACGAACTGGATTTCACTCAACAATATTTGCAAGATGACCTGAAAGTGTTTACGACCGGAGAGCCCATCGAAGTTCTAGAAGAGCCAAACCGGCGAGCAGACGGAGAGATCCACTACTTCCATACGATCAAAACTCCGGTTTTTGACACTCAGGGGAACGTGACTGAGTTAGTAGGAGTATCGCGTGACATCACAGAAAGGATTCGAGCAGAGGCGGCTTTGAGAGAAAGCGAGGCTCGGTTTCGCGCCGTTTTTGAGTCGAATATGATGGGCATTCTGTTCTGGAGCGCTGATGGATTATTTACCGATGCCAACGATGCCTTTCTTCAGATGGTCGGCTACACTCGCGACGATTTAGCACGGGGAGCCGTGCGCTGGGATGAAATGACTCCATCGGAATACCGTTCTTTAGACGAACACGCTTTAGCAGAGATTCTCGATCGTGGTGTCTGTGTTCCTTATGAGAAAGAATATCTCTGTCAAGATGGGAGCCGTTTGCCCGTTTTGATTGGGGGTGCGTTGCTGCAAGGGTTTACCGATCGAGGTGTTTGCTTTGTGCTTGATATTACTGATCGTAAGCAAAAAGAGATCGAACGGGCGCAACTGCTGGAACGGGAACAGAAAGCCAGAGCCGAGGCAGAGCTTCAGCGCAGTTATTTATATGCCCTATTGATGCAAGCTCCTGCCCATATCTGTATCCAGCGCGGAGCAGACCATGTGTTTGAGTTTGCCAATCCGCTCTATAGCCAATTAGTGGGTGGACGAGAGTTAATGGGTCATCCGGTGCGCGAAGCCTTTCCTGACCTGGAAAGACAGGGCTTTTTTGAATTGCTTGATCAGGTGTTGGAGACGGGGGAACCCTTTATCGGTAAAGAAGTGGCAGCCGAATGGGATCGACTGGGTAACGGCACCTTAGAGGAAGGATTTTTCAATTTCGTGTACCAACCGATGCAAGGTATTGATGGTAAGCCTGAAGGCATCATGACCTTTGCGTTTGAAGTCACCGATCAGGTACTGGCACGGCGGCAGGCAGAAACCCTGGCAGAAAATTTACAAATTCAGCAGCAGGCGTTGCGGGAGAGCGAAGCCCGCTTTCGTCACTTGGCAGATACCGCTCCTGTCTTAATCTGGATGTCGGGTACTGATAAGCTCTGCACCTACTTCAATAAACCTTGGCTAGATTTTACGGGACGGACGATCGAGCAAGAGTTGGGTAACGGTTGGGCAGAGGGAGTACACAGAGACGATTTTCGATATTGCCTAGAAATTTACACAGGTTCGTTTGATGCGCGTCGGGAATTCAAAATGGAGTACCGTTTGCGACGGTTCGATGGGGAATATCGTTGGGTGCTTGATCACGGTGTCCCGCGCTTTACGCCGGATGGAGAATTTTTGGGCTACATCGGTTCTTGTATTGATATTCACGATCGTAAACAGGCAGAAGAACAAATCCGCCGCCTGAACGAAGAACTAGAGTATCGCGTCAAGAAACGCACCCAACAATTACAAGCAACGAATAAAGAACTGGAAGCGTTTTCTTATTCGGTTTCCCACGATTTACGCGCACCTCTGCGGCATATCAATGGCTTTATCGATCTGCTGCAACGACGGCTAGGAACTTCCACTGCTTTAGATGAAACCAGCCAGCGTTATTTAAGAACCATTACTGACACCACTAAAGAAGCTGGCAGGATGGTAGATGATTTGCTGGCATTCTCCCGGATGGGACGAACCGAAATGCGACTGACAACACTAGATCTCAATCAGTTGTTGCAGGAAGTGCGGCGAGAGATGGAGCAAGATTTGGAGGATAGAACCATTGATTGGCACGTTGAATCCTTGCCTGTTGTTCAGGCTGATCCTTCAATGATGCGCTTAGTGTTACGCAACCTATTAGAAAATGCTGTGAAATATACCCGCACTCGGACTGAAGCCATCATTCAAATCAGGAGTACCCGCACTGAGAATGAGACCATCGTCTCTGTGCATGATAATGGGGTAGGCTTTGATATGCAGTATGTACATAAACTTTTTGGCGTGTTTCAACGGCTGCATACTAATGAACAATTTGAAGGAACAGGCATTGGGCTAGCCAATGTGCAGCGCATTATTCACCGTCATGGTGGAAAGGTTTGGGCAGAAGGAGAACTCGATCGCGGTGCTTCCTTTTACTTCTCCTTGCCCAACACCCCAACGAAGGAGGCGACATGGAACTAA
- a CDS encoding response regulator, with protein MELKRILLVEDSARDIELILAALAEHCLANEVIVTRDGEEALDYLYRRGIYRLRSEGLPGVVLLDLKLPKVDGLEVLSKLKADPELKAVPVVILTSSREEKDLVSSYNLGSNAYVVKPVDFHEFVEAIKELGLFWAVVNQPPPGSLPPARPTS; from the coding sequence ATGGAACTAAAGCGAATTTTATTGGTAGAAGATAGTGCTAGAGATATTGAATTAATTCTGGCAGCCCTTGCAGAACATTGTTTAGCGAACGAAGTCATCGTTACACGAGATGGAGAAGAGGCTTTAGATTATTTGTATCGGCGTGGGATTTATCGCTTACGCAGTGAAGGGCTTCCGGGCGTAGTGCTCCTGGATTTGAAATTGCCCAAAGTCGATGGACTAGAAGTGCTGAGCAAGTTAAAAGCTGACCCAGAGTTGAAAGCTGTGCCTGTAGTCATTTTGACTTCTTCACGAGAAGAAAAAGATTTGGTTAGTAGCTATAACCTTGGTAGCAATGCTTATGTCGTTAAACCTGTAGACTTCCATGAATTTGTCGAAGCGATTAAGGAACTAGGGTTGTTTTGGGCAGTGGTGAATCAACCGCCGCCTGGATCCCTTCCCCCTGCCCGTCCTACATCTTGA